DNA from Megalops cyprinoides isolate fMegCyp1 chromosome 14, fMegCyp1.pri, whole genome shotgun sequence:
TGTCCTTTGTCCTTTAGCACAAAGGGATGCTTTCAAAGTTCGCCCATAATGACATTTCCACACAGGAACTTGTGAACAACCACAGCATACTCACACAGCCAAGGTCATTTGCTACTCAGTAGGCAGGACTGGTACTACAACACACCTTCTGAGAGTGCGGTAACCATCCACTGGACCTGAGTGACTACTCCAAAGTAAACAGCAGTGAATTCCTCTCCCATCCCAATTTCCCAGTCACTCCCCAAGGCTCACTAAATACCCTTCTTTGTCCTTGTTTATTCATGCCTCGGATTGACTTTGATTTTGCAGACAATGTTTCTAAACAGCTTGATGGACGTGCAGCGGTTATGACATTTAAAGACTCTGGAATATTCTTCACATTGCCTGCATGTGGATAAGTATCTCAGAGCTAAAGAATCGTAAGCATACTAGGTTGTACGACTCTAACATTATAAACAGAATAACTTATGAATAATTGTCAATTGCTCTTTTCAGAGGCTCCCCTTAGCAATCGGACTAGCTTGTCTCTGGTTCATGCTGTAACAATCAAACATGGCATTGACATTTCACTGCAGAAACTCTATCAAGGCCCATAGACAAACATAAAAGTGTTCTGAATATCAGCATGGCACCTGCACCTTAGTATAAGAACTACTTTTGAAAAAGGCTGAATGTTTCCTAATttccttaaaataaatatagcaGACATGTAGTAAATAGAGTGTTGAGTTGTCATCACTGTCAAATGATGTCTACGTACGTGATGGAGCACTAAACATCGGAGAAATGAAACGGTCCAGAGGCTTTACTGAAAGGTTTCATCAAATGTCTACGACACAACTCAAGGTCGCTGACATGCAAACCGATACAGCGAGCAATTTATCCGCCCCGGGAACTGGTCACGTGCACATTGACTTGAGATGCAGAGCTATTTTTCTGAGAAAGTCACTATTAATTAGACGCTCGTGGGGGTTGGTCCGCTGGTCTTCCAAGATGTAGGTTGTTAAGCAATGCGTGTAATGAAAACGATAGGAATCCTGCCAGTGGGTTTTCATTAACAGACGACGGTATATTTGTCATTGCACTAGCATTTGAACCATGTCTTTAAATCAGCTACGGCGGATGTGcccatggttttttttttttttagataaactgttttaaacagtttaaaacatAACACAGAACAATCATACTTTTATCGAAAAATCCACACCAAAATACTGAATATGATGGACCCCCGAATATATTAGTGTTAACGAAAAACACCCTCGCCACTTGCACAATTAGAACTTTTTATAGACAAATTTAGATACACTTACTTCTTACCCTGtcaatcaaaatgtttaatggACGTGACACCGGAGGCCCAGTCGAATTGGGCGTCCCATATGTGATTAACGCTATTGGGTTTTATAATATTACTTTGAGAATGAAttccattgttttcttttacacTGGCTAGTAATCAAaattaataacatatttatCCTGCAATAGCCATGCATTCTTAATGGTGTGGATCGCGCAGCACACCATTAACTCCATGAAGGCGTCACATTGTATATAACCAGTGCAGAATCACCAAGACATAACTATCTGATGTATCATTTAGTACATGTAACCGTTTACAAATGAACTAATACAATCCGGATTGAGTTACTGAAGGCATTTAAAAGAAGTGCATGGACATAGATCCTACCTTAAATTCCTCCAGGATTTTGTAAGTCTTTCCCCGGTATTCACAAAAGTTTTTGACCTCCTTGCACTCCGGACAGCAGCCGTTATGTTCCACTTTGGTACACTTAGGGTGTATTTTAGGGCACTCCGGTTGGTCGCACACCGGGCCGTCCTCCGTACACACGCAAGGGCAGTTCGAGTGTCCGGGAAAGAAGCGTTCTCCAAGCTTGTACACAAACCCACTGTCGTCGACGCAGCCCTTTCCCCGGTAGTCGTCGAAAATAACGTTGTCATTGTTGCCCGTCCGCTCTGCTTCATCCGCCGGGTAATCCTCGGGACTGATGGAGGCCGGAGAAACGGCGGCGTTCAGTGCGAGAAGGAGGACGCAGGTCGCTGGAACAAGAGGGCCCATCCTTCGCCGCGGTATTCCTACGCATTCAAGGAGAGGGGCATAGTTTCCTTTAGATATACCTCCTCTATACATTGCACCTTGCGCTGAAACCCGCTAAACACAAAACAGGTACAACTAACATGCTTACtccttgaaaatgaaagatgtgCTTCCAGTACAGGCAATCCACTCTGTTCGATTGTTTTTCCTTGCAAAAAGTAAGGATCAGACTGTTGAAAACGACTGGAAAATTACGAATGCTCTGTTTGGAGTGTAATTTCAGTGATAATCTGTATATAAATTATGAACGTAGTGTCATAAATCGATGTCGAAGGGAGTGATACCATACACTTTCACTGGGGTTGTAGTTACCGCTCTGAAATATAACTTATAATCAACATATAGGGAGCGCAGAGATATGCTTACGTTTATGAGGACTAAATCAAAATTTTGCATATTATTCGGAAGATAAACAGCCTCAGAATCGAAATATGATTACACGCCACATTTATGTAGATTatcatattgttttaaatactcTGAGGAGATCCGTCTGTCTGGTATCTGGTGTATCTGGGTATCgaaatgtatatgaaaaataGTGTGACATTGGATTCTCTGTTTCAATAATGAAATCGGAAAATGCGCTTCAGTGGCATTCATCTATATTCATCCGGCTTCAGTATGTGCCTGTTTCCAAAATTTGAACCAGACCCTATATCTTCTTTATGTAGTCCAGTGTTGCGTGTAACATTCGAGGTTGGGGGCAGAACCGATGATGGAAATATGGCAATAGCTTGTTTATAATGAACTCAGGAACTTAACTTTCCTGCTTACGAAAGGCCAGTGGCTGCGTGTATGCTGTCATGGAATGCATACGCTCAGAGGTtacacacacatgaaatcaCACAAGTATAAATTTGTTATACTCTGACAGAATGGCAACCTACTTTGCACCAGTGCAATAAAATGTAGTGTGAACTCTCTTTGCAATTCACTGGGCTGGAGCTCGAGAGGAAACAAACTGTATGTAGTCCACGCGCATAAATTGCCTATCAAACCGTTTTGTTGTTAtgtaatttcaaataatttgattCATACAGAATGAAAGGATGTATCAACTGGTAGGGAGCtaaaataatatgatataatttattgttattattaatctATTTGTCGGTACTATTTTTTCATGTGGTGTCCAGTACATTATTTAAAGCACATTTGTCAATTTAACAATGCGATTCTAATCGGATCATGTATGATATGACTAATGCGATATGAATCTTGCTATGGGCTAGTACCATGAAACGTAGTCAATAAGGATCGCGCAACCAACAAGTTGCTAAACCTACACATCGATCAACCAGTCATTAAAATCACTAGCCAGTGAGGACAGGACTACCGTGTCTGTCATATATCACATTTGTATTTCATCagtaattacgacatcggccagcaaagcatttttttcatatgtcaTTAGTAAGCACAGACAGCTGACTTTATTCCAAATAGTACGTTTTCCACgatggaaaaagaaatgagcCATCAAATTGCACATGACTGGAATCCGATTCCAGACTCCAGCTGTTTCTTATGACGCTATAACGGACACACTacttatttattgattgagAAAAAAGTGATGGCTGTTTGAAGTATTGACATGTCCATACCTGTCATTTGTGTAAACGTATATGAAACAGATAACAACATTAACCATTTGAAAATACCGTTGGCAATCACAACCACTGTAATATTTGATAGGGAATTATTATAATGGCAACGTCTATGAAGTGCATATAAATGAGATAATGGCATTTGTAGCACGACATCTGACGGCAAATGGTTATGGAGTGGCACTGATTGTGACCGACTCACCGCGTTGAGACGTTGGTTCCAATTTGTTGGAGTCGGAAACGAACGGACCCAGTTCCCTGTTGGACTGGTTAAAAACAGTGCGCAACTTCCACTTGGACCATTTGGCAAAATAAGATCGTCTGACTCCACGGATACTAGGTAATCCTTTTCTTACTTAGTCGcgtgaaaaaaaatacaaatagatCACAGCCGCGGTCCGCTCCAATTTTCCGTGAGTAGCACGAGCGAGGTGTTTTTTGCATGTAATCTGGTCGGATACATggtttccccttttctttctgtgattcagataaaaaacagaattaagaaAAACAACCCCGAATCAACTCTGTGGTAGCAAAGAATCAAGCAAACGCTAAAAGTAACGTGTAAAGTTGTAATTCCAATTCACTCAACCATCCACAGCACTGAGCCGCATTGAAATGAACTTTCAAATTATGCAGGCGTATCAAAACCGTTGTCTAGCAGCATACCTCCAGTCAGCGAACAAAACAAGAAGATGATATGAAAAATTCCAACGTTAAGCAGAACGGACACCTTTATAAAATAGATGCATTCCTCGTATCATGTCTTATCCCATCAAAGTTAGAGCTTCGGTAGAACAGGTCGTAAGATGAAGACTAATCCGTTTACAgtcacagagaggaacacagctGCCTCGCAGTCCTAAAGCGCCGATACTCCGCGCAGAGCCGGAGAGGAAATAGGCTCTTACTCAAGTTCGAGCAAAGCAAGTCGAGTGAAGTACAGAAGCGCAATTCATCCCGACAGATCGCCTCCGTTAGCGTGCAAGGGCGCGCTCAGACTTGTTTCAGTACCTTGGACAGAGGCAGCGTCAGCACTGGCGCTGTTCAGCCAAGCAACAGACACTGGCGACGGAATCGGGAttagtttttttctcctttcctctgaaCAGGGGAGCGCGTAAATGATGGGGGCGCGTAGCTTCCTCGAATCACTGGGAGTCAACGCATCCTTGCATCAAAAGagcttctgttttatttgccaGAGGATGCTCTGAAGAAATGTGCTGGATTTCTTCGTTGCGACTGCTCGGGGAGCCGTCAAAAATCTCCAAATGCAGAGAAAACTAACCCCTACATGCACTATAAATATCTGCGCCTTTTAAACAATACTACACTTTCGGTTATGACCGTGGGATTTAAAACAATCGACGCTGCGTTTGCATGCATTATAATACTGCTGTTTTGATACCCATGAGAAATCAAGACAGGCTCACCGACAACGGCTTTACTGAAGTTTACCCATAGGGGACACTGGCTTCCTACCTAAGAGTAAATGTAGCGAAAACTTAGGCAGAACACCATGGgtaatacaatacagtataGATTGTTTTAAATTAGGCATATGTAATCTTATAAAAGAGATTCCTTTGATCCTTTAATTAATGTGCCCTCAGAAGGAATTTACTGGAAAAACAAGAGAGTTACCCAAACTAGATCACACTGCACGTTAAACATTATGGAAATACTTTACGAAATCATACGTCTAACATCAGTGCTCCTGAAATGGCCATGCTATGTATGTAACTGGCAGTGctgtgtagtggtaaggggctTGTAAtgaaaaggttgccggtttgattccccactgaggcactgctgctgtgccattgggcaaggtacttaacctactCTATCAATATCACTAAAATAGcacttaaaatattcagcatcACTAAGGGAATGTTATTGTCAGctacaaatgaaatattgtctttttttttttaaataacattgtTCACTTGTTGCATTTTCTTTGTCACTGTATGAGCAGACATTTATTAATGAGGAAACCATCATTGAGCCTACAAGACAATGTTATATAGTGCAGTGGAGAGAAGCAAAGTAAAAAGAAGGGACGTTGTATGTTAAAGTTACGGTACACCAACTTGCACATAAGGGAAATCAATAGCGctactgaaaaagaaaacaatactAAATGTGCCCAAGTGCCTGAACACTCGCATTCATCTTTGCATTTCAGTTATATCCACAATGCAGTTATATTCTTGAGGTGGAACCgcgatgcagtctgaagaggtgggcctttggtctgcgtcagaagatggccagtgattccactgtcctgacccctgtgggaagTTAGTCACGCAGCCAGTCTTGTGATGTTGTGTCATTTTCGAGAAGGCCACCACGGTGCTGATAGTACAAAGGAGCAGCCTCTAAGGTCCTGGAACAGATGCCACCGTGTTTCCACTTGGTATAAAACCTGCTGACCAGTCATTTGAAGTCTTTGCTCTGCTCACCCTACAAAGTGCTATGTAAGCCAAATACTCTGGAGGACTCAATAACATTGACTTATGTATCATCTCCCTTTGATACTGATGCTAAATGGACATTgctttgcatgaaaaaaaaagttttcataattttttttttttttaatcttggtTTGACATCATAATGAGTCCTTAAATTTGCTGGACTTCGTTGCCTCGTGTCCTTCGGAAGAAACTTGAATGTGCTGCAGTTCACCGGCTTTCTAATTACTCCCTGTGAGGCTGACCCAAAGCAAAGTGTTTTTGTCAGTGCTGAACCCAGACCTGTCCCCTAGCCATTCCAGACAGCTTACGCGCACTTCCTCTCCAGAGACGCATTGTCCTTGTTGTTCATGCTACTCCATGGCAGTTTGTAAAGATGTTGACAAGGAGCCGTGGCTTAGCCAGGCTGATTATAAGCTGCTGTGATGTACAACCTGTGGCAGACCTGCAGGCAGAAGGTACAACCCAAGCTCCCTGCTGATATGTCCCTCAGTACCCCCGGCATTTCCTTATATGGAAACAAGGACTGCAGGTTTACGTAAGCCTTGTGATCAGCTTCGCCACTGTCAAGCATGAAATGTGGGCAAGGCAAGTGAGGGAGCGTTGGAGCATcagggagaaaaacacacagctggaaATGAGCAACTGCCCGGTTTGTCATctctgagtgagtgaatgaatgaacgaGTAGTATATTCATGTAGcgctgttcattttttcaccAGTAGGACTCCCGGcatcaatcaaattttacatttacatttatttattggacATATGCTaccatccagagcaacttctgAGTGTGTTGTTTTCCCCAGAAGATACCCCATCCAAGCTCTAACCAAGCACAGTTTCACTTAGCTTCAGGCATTTGGCAGGAAGGTGATACAGGGTAGTACCCTCCTGCTAAATTGATTATTGACAGGGATGTTTGCTTAGTACCAAAAACAGATTTAGGTTTTCCCTCTAAGAAACACCCATTTAAGTTCTTCTCCCTCTAACACTGACAGAAACTTGCAATGCTTCAAAATGCCattcatgcttttaaatgttaacagtCCCCCTGGGCCTTTGGTAGATTTCTCTGATCTCATATGAAATTGAGTCATCAGGGATTATACATTTTTGATCAAAGATGATTTTAATAGTCATATTAACTGTATATCTGATGCAATAAAAATGGCTATACTTGTCTCTACTGGCTTCACTCAACTCCATCACCAAAGAACTTATTAAAGTTATTCTCCTATACTTTCTCAGCCTGTGTTAAATATTGTTAACGTGTTTATTGTCAAACCTCAGACTACATGTCTAACACCCTACAACTATCTGACATCAAGCCCCTTTTGAAGAAACCAAATCTAGATTCAAAAGTCTTAAAAATTATAGAATTATATTGAATCTCCCTTTCTAAGTAGAAATCCTGGAGAAAGCTAAACTCCATTGATATCTTGGAAACAATGCAGTCAAGTATTACACCCGGACAAAGCACTAAATCAACTTTCATTAAGGATTTCAATGATAGTCACTATTAGTCTGAAGAGGTGCTGTCTATGTTCAGGTCATACAGGTCATACATGTCTGCCCAGTTTAGTTCATACAACTAACTGAAGACATTTCACATCTGCCTCAAGTTAAGAATGGCATCCCTTAAGTTTCAGTCCTCAGACTCTTGCTCCTTTTCATAGTTTACATGCTTCTGCTTAGAGATGCTATCCATAAACAtggaataaatattaatattaaatgctCACACATAGTTATACTATGACATCTGGTGAAGATCTTCAGATCTCTAGATCTTCCAGATATCTAAAAGAAATAACGCTTTGGATGATATCAGACTTTCAAAAATGATATTACTTCAATTCTAGCATTGCTTCACTGGTTACCAATGAAATATcagatttaattaaaactgCTGCTCCCAAGTTATAAGGCTTTAAATGGACTTATGCCCATTTGCACAGttcaatttttttcccaaatggccaagtgatttctgttttttcaagTTCACCATGGTATATGTTAAATGCCTTGTGGCAATTTCCACTGTtaaatgcactataacaaataaaccttgactgactgattgattcaTATATTGATACTTGCTACATTAGACCAAAATGGTGTCCTTGTACATTTGAAATCAGTATATaccagcatttatttatttctaatgCAATTTCTGAAAATCTGTTATCTGAAAACTCGCTGTACAGATATGTCACAGTTGTAGAAAATCAGAACACGTATGACTTTCTGGGCTGTTTCTCTCAGTGGCAATTCCAGTTAAATTTGGGACTTTGGTCTGTGTTGATCCACACCCAGGTTATCATTTAGCCCACTTCAGAAAACCAGGCAAAAGCTCTATGAATAGAAATGCAAAAAGCAATTAGCTGATGGGAGCAGCAGCCTTTTCCACCTCCTTTATTCAACAGTGCCTCTGCAACATGTACCCAAACGATATTATAAAGAACTCAGCCGTGCCCATTACATTAATTCGCTATTTGCAGGGTTTCTGCACTGTGTCCGGTCATGGCCGCTCACACTGACCTGAATGCAGGAGCAGACCCAGCCTGTGGCAAAGACCGATCCCGGCGGGTATGGATTATCTTTACTTCTCATTTGTTTGGATACAAACTCTTCTCCTGAATacttgtcattttcaaaaaaaaaaaaaatagctgaagGTTTTGTATGCCTATTGTAAAGGGGACTGTTTACCACACTGGGAGGAAGAGCAGCCTTcgtgtgtacgtgagtgtgttATTCTTGTTACCATTGTATACTCTCTCTATTTAATCTAATCTCACAGTaacatgagaaaaaatattCTTCAGAGATTTCCTGGAACatcacaatggaaaaaaagctaaTTCTGAATTAGATGGACTGTGTTTCAGGGTGATGTATTTTAACTAGTTTCAGTTAAGTAAGTAGTAACCTGATAGTGGTCACTGGATTTCAAGTGAATGGAATGTTCAATATATGTTATCTGTCATTAAATTATAGAGCATAAACCATTTGTTATCACTTTATGTTGCTAAAATCAGCCTCCCTGTACTAAAGTTGATATATGACCTAACTCTTAAGTCTTATATGCTTGCCGTGTCTTGTTCTATGTTGTTAACCTGTCAGGacttagccgggtttgtttttgtttttgtttttgttttccctgtccatgtgcttttgcttttccctgtgttccagccctgccctgctctccgccctgtctccgcccacctggtcacctgactggctccacccgcctacctgcacacctgaaccccatcttgtcatctgccttgccctatatgttccccgtttgtttcatgtctcgttgctagttcgtctcagttcatctgttgcgctacaagccgtttgtcCTGTTTTGCCCGCCGGTTGGTCCGTCCGTCGGTCCGTCGGTCCGTCCGTCGGTCCGTCCGTCGGTCCGTCCGTCTGTCCGCCCGCCTGCCCTcccgtccgtccgtccgtccgtccgcCCGTCTGTCCGCCCGTCCatccgcctgcctgcctgcctgcctgttttgctgaatttctttttcttgaCTTCGactggatctgtttttggttttgtttgctgtgctcttctggattgtgacttcgcctgtttttggCCCTGATTCCTGGACTGCGTTTTTGGGTTGATTAAACTACCTTGTGCattctgcctccctgtctgcgcctgagtccctgcctgagccctgacataaCCACACTGTCTGTGGAGTACAAATGTGCAACAGAGGGCTTCCCTCCATATTGTGGGACAAAAACATGGAACCAAAGAGATTTTTGGCTTCCCTCAGCGGTGAGGGGTAGTCCTTGGCCTGGCACCAGCTCTGTAGTGGACACCTGCCTCTTACAGAGAGTTATTAGGCTGACAGCATGAGACCTGCCTCCTGCATGGAATGTCAGCTCCAGCAGAGAGTTCATTCTGAGAGGAATGGAGAAGCCCATTTTTATGCATCTAGTGACCGTGACTGTAACTCAAAATTCCGCTCCTTTAATGTGTTCCATTAATTAATTGGGTTACGATCAGggaatatgcatttttttttctagaggGCCATTCTGATTTGATTGAGCAGAgtaatatttttgttctgtctgaGATTATTTATATATGATAACTGAGCGTGGGATGTCGCTGTCAAGGTCTTAATGGATACTCAGACACTCAACAGCAGTAATCAAGAACTAATGCCATGTTATTTAATCATGCTACATCCAAAAAGGTCTTTAATGAATATAGGGGTAAAGGTAAAACTGGAATGACAGGGAAGACAAATAGTGTGTAATTGTATACCTGTGTACTTACATTGAATATGATCAGGAAAATGATCAAATAGATCTATGCTGAATTGTAGCAATAAAATGCTGCACAAACTTAGCAGActctgttatccagagtgacttgcataggtttctgtttttacatctatttatacagctggacatttactgaggcaatgctaggttaagtaccttgcctaatggcacaatggcagtgccccagtggggaatcaaaccaacaacctttcggttacaagccctgatccttaccactatgctacactagTATGGTTGCACATGCTAACAAatctcataaataaatataagtcAATTGATTCGCAGGAGAGTAATGCACACAGGCAGCCTAGAAATAATCAAAAGGGACTATGAATGCAATCAGTGTTAAAGGGCATCCATTATGGAAGCAATGCAATTCATGGTGAtcacacagcgccccctggagaGAGAGCGGCCAGTCATCTCCCTTTCATCCCTCAGCAACAGGTCCCTGCTGTCACCATGGCAGCCAACAAGCTTTAATGAGGGAGGATTTATGTCAGGGCCAAAGCGCTAGTCATTTCCATGAAAATGAGCATCGGACATTTAAGGATGGGCTTTATTTATTCCTTCCTGCGTAAGAACAGGCCGGATTCAGGAAATAGTGAGTGCAATAATCACATCAATGGATGCCTACTGGCTGCCCCAAATAGAGGTGAGGACACTATAAATTTAGTCCTGTCAGTGGCAATATTTTTCCCCATAGCGTCATctgttccttgttttttttttgcagaatagATGACCCACAAATACatagcacacatgcacacacatacacagaactacacattacattacattattggcatttggtagacacccttatccagagtgacttacataagttacattgtttacatgcatttatacagctggatatttgctgaggcgaTTTTgagttaattaccttgcccgagggtacagcagcagtgccccagcaaccttttggttatgggCCTTGCTCCTTACGAACATGCTGCACACTGAAACTAACACACGTGCACTGCTGTAAATGGGCTGGCATGACACCCAGTGTGAATGTGAAGTGTGGTAATGTTGCGATAACTAATGCACTTTGTAATGATAATAGAAAACCTTTTGTGTACACACTAAAATGTCAATGTGTTTGTCACACTGGGGGCTGCCTTTCAGCAAAGCTGTAATTGCAAGCAGTGGAATATCCTTATCCGGTGTCTCTTTCTTCAGCGCTAGATGTTTGGTTAAGATGCCAACGCAGTTTTGGTGACTTTATAGAGTCATTGTTCAAAGTAAGTTGATTGATTACACAGAGCAGTTTGGGTAGGCACTTTGGGCAGGCACTCACCCGCTCTCAAAACAAAGCCATATTTGATGTTTGATGGATAATGTTTTGTAGTGtcatgtttctgttgttttttcttcatgttcCTGAGTGCTGCAACAGGGTTCTGAATTTCTCTAGTTCCGCTGATCGTTGCTTTTTGAACTAAGATGTGATTCAGGGGATTGTTGTTTAGAGAGAGACATGGCTAGTGTGCTAGCTGTCAGATGCCACACATCAATGTTGCCATTCTCGCAGTGTGGTATCTCTGATATGCTTGATTTTGTGCACTGTGCAACCACACCCTTCTCACATTAACCTAGCTACATTGCTACACATGcatacaacacattttttcttctttcgtGCATTAGGACACTGGGAAGATGATTTGCGTCATCTCTCCAGCATTGCAGATTAACTGGCCAACTGGGGTCTTTAAAACAGTGCAGGTA
Protein-coding regions in this window:
- the vwc2l gene encoding von Willebrand factor C domain-containing protein 2-like, yielding MGPLVPATCVLLLALNAAVSPASISPEDYPADEAERTGNNDNVIFDDYRGKGCVDDSGFVYKLGERFFPGHSNCPCVCTEDGPVCDQPECPKIHPKCTKVEHNGCCPECKEVKNFCEYRGKTYKILEEFKPSPCEWCRCEPNNEVHCVVADCAVPECVNPVYEPEQCCPICKNGPNCFAGTTIIPAGIEVKVDDCTICRCHTGDWWKPAQCLRRECLNGQTSS